GTGACTCGGCCATAGATGCTGATGCTTCTGAAGGGCAGCCAATGACCGAGGAGAACCTAAGAGAGTCTTTGAAGAAACAGCTCGAGTTCTGCTTTTCTAGGTTAGTGGGGAAgaaatgttctctctctctctcatatatatatatatatatatatatattatatacctTTTAAACAACACTAACTGAATTGTCATGCTATGCTTTTAATGACTGCATTAGAGCTAGCTATTTGTAGAACAGAGTATATAGGTGCACCTGAAGTGTGTCACCTTTTTTTAGGGTATGAATCATTGGTCTAAAGGATTTTTGACATTGTGACTGATTGTTTTTTTCGCAATGTTTTGGGTGATTGCAGAGAGAACCTGTCAAAAGACCTGTACCTGATATCCCAGATGGACAGTGATCAGTTTGTTCCTATCTGGACCATTGCTTGCATGGAGGACATCAAAGCCCTTACTACTGATATGGCGCTCATTCTGGATGTCCTGCGAGGTAATAATGCTGCTCTTCTGCCTGCATTTGTGCAAACCGCTTGCGGCTTCAATGACACTTTACAGACAGAGCTCAGCGACATGTCAGACTTGAATGAGTGACCTCATTGAAGTCCCAGTGAAATTGTAGTTGGTCTTCCAACACACAAGACAGGCTGACACATCGTCCTCGTGTCATAATCTATTTACAAGACTAAAggagttttaaaagaaatgtgttttttattatttgtttggaCCTATGTTGTTAATTATGTGCACCGTGTGTGATCTAAAGAGGCTTTTTTTCATCTTGATTTAAACTAAGTTATTTAATCTGACACAAATTCTCTACTTGCACTATGTAATTGTATTGTTGGCCCTCAAGTACCTTTCAGATGGTGAAAAcacttgtgttgtgtctttgtcaCAGCTTTGCCTATGGTGCAAGTGGATGAACCTGGAGAGAAGGTTCGGCCAAACCACAGTCGCTGCATCATCATTTTGAGAGAGGTACCAGAGACCACACCAATTGAGGTAAAGAAAGTTCCATACTGCTCGCTAAAAACACTCCTTCATGTGTAATCTCTGACTTGCTGAATTTGACGCTAAACTTTATTTGTTGTAGTGGGTATATTGTAGCTTATTTTCAATTTATTGTAGCAGAGCCTGCAGGGAGATGTTGTGCGAGTTTAGTGTTGGTGGGTGAACGGCATAATATGGGCCTTGCATCTCTTTCACAGGAAGTGGAGGCTCTTTTTAAGAGTGGAAACTGTCCAAAGGTGTTGGGTGTCGAGTTTGCACACAACAGCAACTGGTACATAACATTTCAGTCTGATTTGGACGCACAGCAGGTACGTCTCCACATTAATGAACACGTGGCTTACTTTTATACCATTTGCTGCATACTCCTAAAGTCAAAGCTCATGTAAAAGAGTCTGCTGAACAATACCACTACATATTCAATGTGATCTGTAATTTGCTCTGatcccattatttatttttttagaacaaAGTTCCACAGTGTAGGTGCAAGATTTTAATTTTGATCATATCTTTCTTTGCTACAGTAGCCTGTTCACTTTGCAAAACTTTACGGGAAGATGCTCTcacaaatgtttgattttattaACAACTCCTTATTGTTGGTAATTAACAGTTTCAGTTCTGAGCTCTGATCATCACATTAGTGCCCCAGGAGTGAGGGTGAGGATTGTATTAGAATTGAAAGACAGAACTTCTCTAACCTTGTGAATATCTATATGTTTTGACTATAGGCCTACAGATACCTAAGAGAGGAAGTGAAAACGTTCCAGGGAAAACCAATCATGGTGAGTTCAGTGACGGAAATGTAAAACTAATAATTAACTTTATTTAGTATGTTGCTACGGGGTTTTTTTCAGCTGGGATCCCTTGTTATTATTGCTTGTTATTCACACAGTTGTATGGAACCAGCAGGCCTTGTGTTGCACAATTAGTTCTGTCATCAGCTATTACGTCACTACCCGGGCTAATCCGGAGCCTCGGGAGTGACCTTGGGAAATGTGTACAGAGAGACTTGATAAGCAGGGAGGTGTATGTCAGAAGTGCCCTTATATCTCTAAACAGTTTTATTTCCCTTCTTATCGCAATGTGACATTTACCTCTGTATTTCAGGCATCTAATACATCCTTTTTCAGGTGGACTTTGAATTGACCTTGTTTGCAtttgatgaaacaaacaagTCTTGTGACATTTATGGCCTTGTCTAAACCCCAGTGATGATCAGTATCGCGCTTGGAAGGACCCATATGCACTGTGGCTGGTTGGGAGGAACCATCATCTGAAGCTCTTTATCAATCTGCTTTGTCTGTGCTTACTTTACTTCCCCATATTCTCTTTTACTCactctctcccaccctcccccctccccccctcttcctcctagTCAGTGCAGTGTTGTATGGCCTAATGACCGTGAGATTATGAGATCTGAGGGGACTGAAAAAATAGGCCGATCTCTTAGCAAATTCGTAGCGAACACAGCTGATtatgttctttctttctcccaccaccaccaccaccaacaggcCCGCATTAAGGCCATAAACACATTCTTTGGTAAGAACAGCTTCCGCAGTGTGAACTCGAGTGTGTACAGTCAGCAGGCCCAACCACAGGCTCACTATAGCGCCCCAGTTTACATGCAGCAGGCGTACAGCCCCCAGCAGCAGTACCCCGTGTACCCCGTGGTGTCTCCCTCATGGAACCCTGCAGTCGTCCCCTACTTTGAAACACCACTGGTGAGGgaacaacttttattttaaattttcaaatgtattattcAACACATAAGAGACAGTGGTAAGAGCTTATCGTCAAATTGTATCTACCACTACCAGGCACCTTTTCCACATAGCGGTTTCATGAATGGTTACAGCAGTCCTGGGAACTATGAACCAAACGCAAGCACTATCAACAACCATCGACCCATGAGCAGGAACCGGTAGGTGCAAGTCACAATTACATGGTACCTCCCTTTCATAGTCATGCTGATTATCAACTGGGGCGTATTCATGGTAgtatgaaatgtgttttctcttgtttgccCAGACACCATGTTAAGGGTCACCCTAggcctggagacatgccacctTCTCTTGCTCAAGGGCCCCTAATGGATAGCCTGTCTGGTCCCTTAAGTCCACGACCCCTCCAGACATCAGTGAATGCGACCGGCACCACTATGGGAACAGCCTCCCTAACCTCCTTCAGCCTTAAAGACACTTCTCCACAGGCCATCCTACCAAGTGGATATCTGAGTGAAGCTTCCCGGGGAAGGTGAATGAATATTATCCTGCTTATTAACACTGGTGATGAAGGTTTACATCCAAAATGTAACTAGCAAATATGCATTAACGCGCGTGTCGTGAATAATTTTCAGTTTGCGTACCttgtcctgttttgtttttttacatctcaAAGTTACATTGTCTTTAAGGAGACCCGTAACATTGTCATTCACAATTTGCTCCAGGAAAATGAACTCattgcatttttatatttatttatataaacataaaaaatgttcTAATGTGAAATGATCTGTATTCATTGTAGGAGAGGTAGCTACAGAGgcatgaggaggaaaagggaagaTGAAAATACTACGGTCAGTATTTCCTCTTTCATCTAATGAAATAAAGTATTATTTCCAATGTTGACCAAAGCGGTCCTGGTGTCATTCCTTTTATAAAaaggtattttgtattttattttgtattttttttggcaAACTTCAGTGTTAAATATCTTACATTTTGATGCAAATTGCTTAAAATTACAGAGGCCTGTCCCTCTGATGGAAACTAAAGTACCTCCTCCACCGAAGTTTGACCTGGCAGCTTCCAATTTTCCTCCTCTGCCGGGATCTGTGGTCAGTATGCTGGGAGAAACTATGCCAGAGATGCGCCTTTCTGATGTTGTGCGTGGCCTAAAGGTAACAAACAAGGTAAATATCGTTCATACCTTTTTTACTGTCGAGACTGCTGTAAGCCACAAAGAAGGCCGTTGTTTAAATGTACATCATTGTATATTCTTGATTATTTCAGCCTGTGAATCAAGAGGTTGCCGGGACCCGACAAACTAACCACTCTGAAGAAGCTGTCGTCAAACCAAATGCTCTAACCCAGGTGGCTGAACCTCCTCCTGTGACACCGCAAACGGTGGATCCACCAGTCTTAAGGTAGTTTTCATCAAGTTTCTAAAACGTCTCTGAATTGAAAAGGCATAAACAATGGAATTAACcaatatttgacctttttttgtttaaacaatTTAGTGTGTCTCCTCCGGCAAAGGAAGAGGATGTAGCTGAACCTTCTATTCCTAAAGACACATcctccccggcccccctcccgaCAGCCTCTGAACCCGctccctccacctgcagccagTCTGCTTCTACTGAAGCACCGTCCTCATCGCCACCATCTCCAACATCGGAGCTGGTAAGGCCCGCCTTGTCATCACGACATCAGCTTATAGTTCCCTCTTGAATCACACATCATTCAAAATAACCCTTAGACTGTTTGAGGTTGAATTGCAGCAGATAGCGTGtggctgttttattgttttcattttgtttcattgtttaaATTCTGCCCATTGTTTGCTTACCAGGGGTCAAGAAAGCTGAGCTATGCAGAAGTGTGCCAGCGGCTGGCCAAGGAGCCGCCGCCACCACAgacgccctccccctcccctcccgcctcctcagCCAACCAGCCACTGCAAGAGCTCAAGGTTAACCGGGCGGAGGAGCCTCGTCACAACTCCAGGCGCACTACAGAGAAACCCGGGGAgagccgcccccctcgccagcCTTTGCGCTCCTTCAGAGGGGCCAATGGCCAAGCCCGACCCGGAGCCCTGAAGACTCGGGAGAATCCGAGAGACCTAAATACTGGCAAACCCTTCTCTCCTCACCGGGGAGCCAGACGCAGTGGCAAAGAACAGAACATCCCCCCTAGATCCCCCCACATAACGGGAGAAAAATGAACCTAtaaaacagaaaggaaaaactatttatgtaaatatataatatatgtaaatagACAGAtgattatatttcatttgacaGACTTTTTCAAAGAATCTAAATATTGTTGCAGACCTGAAATACTTTTAAAGGAGGTGCACATACTGAtttgagaaaacatactttgcTTAAAGTAATCTCACCGTGACGTTCCCAAAAGATGCCTTCATAAACGGGCTGAATCTGTAGTGTGTAAATGAGAGGGATGTTGTTACTTTTTAAATAGAAGGTAGTCTTGACATTTAGCAAGCGCAGTCGACATCTTAAATGAGGCCCGTCTGGGTAGCGATTTATTGTTGGTATGTGATTCATCCAGGGTGTTGTACCAaatttgttttgcattgaaaTCAAGGATGTAAGTGATAATGAATGACGAGGAAGATGTTAAAACAGTGGGGTGTTTGATTAACTACAGAAGGTTTGAGGAGCCGTATTTTAAGGCCTTGCATAATGTAGAAACGGTCTACAAAAGATGCTGATGAATATGAAATGTATTCAGACTATTGCGTTGTGCAAACATTATCCTTTGTTTCGCGTTAGTCATCTTAGTGATGCAGGTGTTTGATCAATACTAATGACTGATATAAGCCCTGTAAACTTACAGGACTagatcagtttttctttttttcttttttacaggaATGTATCAGGGATTTAACTCCTGTGCACATCTGTATGTCTTGTACAAATTCTATAGTGAGAAAAGTAGTTGTCAGCCAAATAACCTCCTGTTGCTGAGGGTTATTGGGCTTAAGCAGGAGCAGAACGACGATATCCTTGCTTGATCACAAGTCactagtgcgtgtgtgtgtgtgttatggaaTTTGGTGGCTAACTTTGGTTCTAGGCCTGGGTTCTAATGTGGCTCGTTATGTGTTTCCAGTTTCGGGATGGTTTCTGGAGTAGAATGATGGATCCTTAAGAGTAAGCTGTCCTTGTTTGTTACTCTCGATTTAAGGTGATTATTTCATGGTTGATGTCGATGTCTAAAGGTGATGCAATGAAGTTGATAGCctgcattattttttattttatttgatacaccATAAGCTTCAGATGAATGTAGTCCTTTTTGGTATAAAACCACTTTTGATCTTGTAAATGTCCATATGTAGTAGTAGCTTTCTTTGAGTGCGTGCATatacagatttttcttttctttgttaatGTTCTTGTTTTTCGTGCTGGGTTTAATTTTCTATGCTTTTCTTCTACTGGTATTAACAGTTTTTGTATAAGAGTACATAAGCGTGTCGACTGATCCAAGAAAAGATACCAGGTTATTGACAACTGAATTGGATTCTGATCAGCCAGTTATGTCTAACGGTGAGCAGAACACAACTGGACTTTCAGTGGCGGGAGTTTAAATGCACCATCCTTAAATCTCCTGGATTCCTAATCCTAAGAAGTTAAACATGGAAAGGGGTTGCACATAATTGTGCAACTTAAGTGTAACTGTTTAATTATAGTGTTCTTTTTTCGTCAGATTAATCTGTTGTTGCAAttggaaatgaacaaaaaatCAGTGAAGATAAGAATTGTAGATTTTTAGGATTTGGGGGATAAATCATTTTGAATGTCTGCTGCTTGTAGGGACTTTATTACAGTGTGTTCGGTGTCTTGTAATCTGTAGTTCAGCTGTCTCCTGTGTGTACTGTATTATGGTTGTTCGAGATTGCGTTGGCTTCAGACTGCATGGAACTATTATCACAACCCAAACCTTCAGTGCCTTAACTCGTTTTGTAAAAACAGTGCAAGAATTGTGAGTACATCTATTCGTCACACAAAACGTGGCTGGTTAATTCTTTGTCAAAATCCAATGTATGTCATTTTTGACACTGAAGACACTGGATTCCACTTGCGGCTGATCCCTTGTTCTTGTAGGTGCAGGGCTGGTTAGAGTGAAGCTTTATGCCTGTGCGCATGTTTGTCAGTTATGTCTATGACACATTTCATTCTCTTAACTTGTCGATGCAATGTCAGTCTTGTAACAATGCTGCGTTTAACTCTCAATCATGAGATTGCAGTTTTACGCCTAATACACTGGTTTATTATGTGATTGCTGAgcctgaaatgtaaaaaataaatatttttaaacttaTTTCTGCGTGTGTGAAATGATTTGTCTTGTGGCCcttaattttactttatttgaaCCTGCAATTTTGCCCATCACGCAACACACACGGACACCACCCGGAACTAAGTTGGCGTATTCGGTTTAGAATCTCTACAGTGCTCTGACGTGTGTCACCAGCACAAAGGAGCGGAATAACACTGTGCTGAAATTAATTAAAGATCGTATGTCAAGGCAACATCGGAGGACATGAGGATGCAGTGAAGTCACCGGCAGCAAGTCCACGTTTTCCCCTCGTCGTCAACCCTGTTACGTAATGTTAAAACCGTGTTCTCGCGGTGTTGCTAATGGAAGTGTCAGAGTGTCAACAACGGCCAGCCATCGGTTCGGCAGCACTGTCCggagcagggaggggggagtcgAGAGGCTATAACGTCTGGTAAGTTTAGCCACATTTCGGACCATTGAGCGTAAAATGTGAGATTTCTGGGTGTAAATTCAATGTACGTTCATACAGTGTGATGTTTTCATGCGGTCGTACGTTAGTTTATGGgcacagctttttttccccttttagcattagcatgctaacgtgtAGCCAACCGTACTGACTTAATGACGCTAAGCTAACCGAAGCTTCGATTAGCTGTTAGCATTATCTCAGCTAGCTATGTTGTGATTAGTAGCTATGCTATAACGTTCTCTTTGTGAGGCGTATCCGATCGTCATCTGTCTGCTGTTAGTTTCCATCGTGTCAGCTTCCAGGCCCGCTATAATAACACTGCTGTCCGGTTTCTGAAACCAAACATGTTAGGGTGGTTAGCTACTAGGTTATGCTAGCTTAAGGCCCATCTCTGTTGCGGTCGGAGCTAGCCCGTGTATTGACACAGCGGGCTCACCTGCCCACAGTCCGTAACTAAGAACCACGCCGAACGACCTCGAGTGGTCGCCGGCTCGTCGCATTGACTGGCGGTTACGGCAGCTGGCTCAGCGACACACTGCTGCCTCGTCGTTCCAGTCAAACGCCGGTCCCCGGTTATCCGACACCGAAGCAAAGGTTCCAAACAGGCCAACAGTTATGGCCTGTTTTCTTCATAACCAATTATCACCAGGAGGATTTTCTAACGTCCTTGGTGACCGGTGTGCACGCGCAATTAATGGCGCTGAAATGTGTCCATCAGTAGGTGCGCGGTGGTGCCGTTAAACTGCCGTTGACTGATGCTGCAGGTTGATGcataatgaagtgaaaacacctgCTTACGTACTCTAATATTAAACCGTTACATTTGAGTATTTTCTGGTGTGTATACTCATAAAAAGTAAACAGTTACAGTATCGCTTCAGTAGCATTCAACAAATACCAGCAATATATTGTTTTAGTAATTTACGACTGAATATGTATAAATGAATAGAGCTGTTAACaaattattgtttgtttgttgtttttttcccagaaCATTTGTCTGAGATGGGGGATGATCGGCCCTTTGTGTGCACTGCCCCTGGATGTGGGCAGGTATAACTGGAGAATGCTTCATGCGATATGTTGATCTCTATAACAACCTCTTCACTCTGTTAACACTCGATACCTCTGATCATCCAGCCGAGCCATCTGAAACACATCTTTGCCTCTGTTGTCATTACATGAACTCACTCCTATTTAGTTAAAGGGGAATTTGGCGATTCTACTCCAATACACTTTGTTTCAAACCCAGCTCTCTGTTCTGTGTGCATACGCTGAAGAAAAGAGTGGTCATATAGAGTTTGctttaaatgaaatacaaagtgTCTCCGTGCGAAACCACACAACTCCTGTCAGTACAGAAGAATGTTCATAGATGTATAAAGAAAAAGGCAGTGGGAGCAAGAGGGAGGGTGAATCTGGCACATGCTAACAGTCTGAAGTAGCACtttcatttgtgtatttgttttggtaTTGATTTTCAAATATAAGCAATATTTGTCCAGAATCTCAGACTTCACCTACTGTACAAATTCCAAAAGAATAGATAATGATCAAATCCTACTTAACTGTGGACCATCGCCTCAGAAAGCAGGTGTATTGTTTATCTTCTGTCAATTATAAAATCAATTTCTATCAAATACTCACATTTTCCAGCAGCACAGCGGACACTGTTGCTACAcctcatattttgtttttaatcttttttttaatctgcagaGATTCACAAATGAAGACCACCTTTCAGTCCACAAGCACAAGCATGAAATGACATTAAAATTTGGTCCGGCCAGAACGGACTCCGTTATCATTGCAGGTAATGACATTAccatttgaaatgtgttttttttttttaaataaagctaaAAGATTTACCCAGTTGTCAATCCTCTGATTGTTTTTATATACTACTGGGATGATCCATCTGTCCTGTTACCCCCTCGAATAACATACTATATGTTTTTGGTTGTTGGGCGTTTTTCCAGACCAGACACCCACCCCCACACGTTTCCTGAAGAACTGTGAAGAGGTTGGC
The Gasterosteus aculeatus chromosome 17, fGasAcu3.hap1.1, whole genome shotgun sequence DNA segment above includes these coding regions:
- the larp4ab gene encoding la-related protein 4 isoform X2, which translates into the protein MPAHQNDVPEETADSPWLLTYPPPAEMTDGYADVPSSAGKGYEAEFPDGTVAYASVPAECIVNGTDHTISEYLVFDPQCDSAIDADASEGQPMTEENLRESLKKQLEFCFSRENLSKDLYLISQMDSDQFVPIWTIACMEDIKALTTDMALILDVLRALPMVQVDEPGEKVRPNHSRCIIILREVPETTPIEEVEALFKSGNCPKVLGVEFAHNSNWYITFQSDLDAQQAYRYLREEVKTFQGKPIMARIKAINTFFGKNSFRSVNSSVYSQQAQPQAHYSAPVYMQQAYSPQQQYPVYPVVSPSWNPAVVPYFETPLAPFPHSGFMNGYSSPGNYEPNASTINNHRPMSRNRHHVKGHPRPGDMPPSLAQGPLMDSLSGPLSPRPLQTSVNATGTTMGTASLTSFSLKDTSPQAILPSGYLSEASRGRRGSYRGMRRKREDENTTRPVPLMETKVPPPPKFDLAASNFPPLPGSVVSMLGETMPEMRLSDVVRGLKVTNKPVNQEVAGTRQTNHSEEAVVKPNALTQVAEPPPVTPQTVDPPVLSVSPPAKEEDVAEPSIPKDTSSPAPLPTASEPAPSTCSQSASTEAPSSSPPSPTSELGSRKLSYAEVCQRLAKEPPPPQTPSPSPPASSANQPLQELKVNRAEEPRHNSRRTTEKPGESRPPRQPLRSFRGANGQARPGALKTRENPRDLNTGKPFSPHRGARRSGKEQNIPPRSPHITGEK
- the larp4ab gene encoding la-related protein 4 isoform X1, with the translated sequence MVTTKGTGLNPNAKVWQEMPAHQNDVPEETADSPWLLTYPPPAEMTDGYADVPSSAGKGYEAEFPDGTVAYASVPAECIVNGTDHTISEYLVFDPQCDSAIDADASEGQPMTEENLRESLKKQLEFCFSRENLSKDLYLISQMDSDQFVPIWTIACMEDIKALTTDMALILDVLRALPMVQVDEPGEKVRPNHSRCIIILREVPETTPIEEVEALFKSGNCPKVLGVEFAHNSNWYITFQSDLDAQQAYRYLREEVKTFQGKPIMARIKAINTFFGKNSFRSVNSSVYSQQAQPQAHYSAPVYMQQAYSPQQQYPVYPVVSPSWNPAVVPYFETPLAPFPHSGFMNGYSSPGNYEPNASTINNHRPMSRNRHHVKGHPRPGDMPPSLAQGPLMDSLSGPLSPRPLQTSVNATGTTMGTASLTSFSLKDTSPQAILPSGYLSEASRGRRGSYRGMRRKREDENTTRPVPLMETKVPPPPKFDLAASNFPPLPGSVVSMLGETMPEMRLSDVVRGLKVTNKPVNQEVAGTRQTNHSEEAVVKPNALTQVAEPPPVTPQTVDPPVLSVSPPAKEEDVAEPSIPKDTSSPAPLPTASEPAPSTCSQSASTEAPSSSPPSPTSELGSRKLSYAEVCQRLAKEPPPPQTPSPSPPASSANQPLQELKVNRAEEPRHNSRRTTEKPGESRPPRQPLRSFRGANGQARPGALKTRENPRDLNTGKPFSPHRGARRSGKEQNIPPRSPHITGEK